From Arachis stenosperma cultivar V10309 chromosome 2, arast.V10309.gnm1.PFL2, whole genome shotgun sequence, one genomic window encodes:
- the LOC130962183 gene encoding uncharacterized protein LOC130962183 isoform X2, translating into MQNPARCRRRKRRMEKEQQEKKVLTTGKFTWTINNFSSKFFNHYYSHTFFFGPYSWQIAISVDQLQGKSTIINESENINIHQLKTGVAVVSLRVLSGMVSDPKNGFLVKDTCIVVAEVSVNDLGLDHDQNHPCLVMKSTALFMDFRGLCKIEKDYVQLLENSCSKYPSLIESHRKRKRSQRFNQLSFTTLGKLLHFLKTKKVKDMKSDDACKELQDLWDEAEIRFDDLSWLEPHVKSALSYFENAAKVKKLKGNVVDLEEKAKTLKAEVIAIDAVLETTKKELAKAEEGFVARDLDDQLGYGIIS; encoded by the exons ATGCAGAACCCAGCAAGGtgcagaagaagaaaaaggagaatGGAAAAGGAGCAACAAGAAAAAAAGGTTTTAACAACTGGCAAGTTCACATGGACCATTAACAACTTCTCTAGTAAGTTCTTCAATCACTACTACTCCCACACCTTCTTCTTCGGCCCCTATTCCTG gcAGATAGCTATTTCAG TTGATCAGCTTCAAGGCAAATCCACAATAATAAATG AGAGTGAGAATATCAATATTCATCAGCTCAAAACAGGAGTTGCTGTTGTTTCCTTGAGAGTACTTTCAGGCATGGTTTCTGACCCCAAAAACGGGTTTCTTGTAAAGGACACGTGCATTGTTGTTGCTGAGGTTTCTGTCAATGATTTAGGACTTGATCATGATCAAAATCACCCATGTTTAGTTATGAAGTCCACAGCTTTATTTATGGATTTCAGGGGATTATGCAAAATAGAGAAAGACTATGTTCAACTACTAGAGAATTCATGTTCGAAGTACCCTTCTCTTATTGAAAGCCatagaaagagaaaaaggagcCAAAGGTTCAATCAACTTTCATTCACAACATTAGGGAAACTCTTGCATTTTCTAAAGACCAAGAAAGTGAAGGACATGAAGAGTGATGATGCTTGTAAGGAGTTACAAGATTTATGGGATGAAGCTGAGATTAGATTTGATGATTTGAGTTGGTTGGAGCCACATGTTAAATCTGCTTTGAGCTATTTTGAGAATGCAGCCAAGGTGAAAAAGCTTAAGGGTAATGTGGTTGATTTAGAAGAAAAAGCTAAGACCCTGAAAGCAGAGGTAATTGCTATAGATGCTGTTCTTGAAACAACAAAGAAAGAATTGGCAAAGGCTGAAGAAGGTTTTGTAGCAAGAGATTTGGATGATCAATTAGGATATGGAATAATTTCCTAA
- the LOC130963578 gene encoding uncharacterized protein LOC130963578 — protein sequence MDIDKFLYFDNGFLVNETCIIVAEVYLTDNNASFDNKLVNFKGLCKMEKDYVQLLEKSCSKYPSLIESHRKRKRSQRFNQLSFTTLGKLLHFLKTKKLKDMKSDDACMELQDLWEEAEIRFDDLSWLEPHVKSALTYFENAAKVKKLKANVVDLEEKAKTLKAEVIAIDADLETTKKELAKAEEGFVARDLDDRLGYGIIP from the coding sequence ATGGATATCGACAAATTTCTTTACTTCGATAATGGGTTTCTTGTAAACGAGACATGCATCATTGTTGCCGAAGTTTATCTCACTGACAATAATGCTTCATTTGATAATAAGTTAGTAAATTTCAAGGGATTATGCAAAATGGAGAAAGACTATGTTCAACTACTAGAGAAATCATGTTCAAAGTACCCTTCTCTTATTGAAAGCCatagaaagagaaaaaggagcCAAAGGTTCAATCAACTTTCATTCACAACATTAGGGAAACTCTTGCATTTTCTAAAGACTAAGAAATTGAAGGACATGAAGAGTGATGATGCTTGTATGGAGTTACAAGATTTATGGGAAGAAGCTGAGATTAGATTTGATGATTTGAGTTGGTTGGAGCCACATGTTAAATCTGCTTTGACCTATTTTGAGAATGCAGCCAAGGTGAAAAAGCTTAAGGCTAATGTGGTTGATTTAGAAGAAAAAGCTAAGACCCTGAAAGCAGAGGTAATTGCTATAGATGCTGATCTTGAAACAACAAAGAAAGAATTGGCAAAGGCTGAAGAAGGTTTTGTAGCAAGAGATTTGGATGATCGATTAGGATATGGAATAATACCCTAA
- the LOC130962183 gene encoding MATH domain and coiled-coil domain-containing protein At3g44790-like isoform X1, which translates to MQNPARCRRRKRRMEKEQQEKKVLTTGKFTWTINNFSSKFFNHYYSHTFFFGPYSWQIAISGIPNIYLRVLLVDRLYTGDIDGWRSLNFKLSLVDQLQGKSTIINESENINIHQLKTGVAVVSLRVLSGMVSDPKNGFLVKDTCIVVAEVSVNDLGLDHDQNHPCLVMKSTALFMDFRGLCKIEKDYVQLLENSCSKYPSLIESHRKRKRSQRFNQLSFTTLGKLLHFLKTKKVKDMKSDDACKELQDLWDEAEIRFDDLSWLEPHVKSALSYFENAAKVKKLKGNVVDLEEKAKTLKAEVIAIDAVLETTKKELAKAEEGFVARDLDDQLGYGIIS; encoded by the exons ATGCAGAACCCAGCAAGGtgcagaagaagaaaaaggagaatGGAAAAGGAGCAACAAGAAAAAAAGGTTTTAACAACTGGCAAGTTCACATGGACCATTAACAACTTCTCTAGTAAGTTCTTCAATCACTACTACTCCCACACCTTCTTCTTCGGCCCCTATTCCTG gcAGATAGCTATTTCAGGTATCCCCAACATTTATTTACGAGTCTTATTGGTAGATCGATTGTATACTGGGGACATTGATGGATGGAGATCTCTTAACTTCAAGCTCTCTTTAGTTGATCAGCTTCAAGGCAAATCCACAATAATAAATG AGAGTGAGAATATCAATATTCATCAGCTCAAAACAGGAGTTGCTGTTGTTTCCTTGAGAGTACTTTCAGGCATGGTTTCTGACCCCAAAAACGGGTTTCTTGTAAAGGACACGTGCATTGTTGTTGCTGAGGTTTCTGTCAATGATTTAGGACTTGATCATGATCAAAATCACCCATGTTTAGTTATGAAGTCCACAGCTTTATTTATGGATTTCAGGGGATTATGCAAAATAGAGAAAGACTATGTTCAACTACTAGAGAATTCATGTTCGAAGTACCCTTCTCTTATTGAAAGCCatagaaagagaaaaaggagcCAAAGGTTCAATCAACTTTCATTCACAACATTAGGGAAACTCTTGCATTTTCTAAAGACCAAGAAAGTGAAGGACATGAAGAGTGATGATGCTTGTAAGGAGTTACAAGATTTATGGGATGAAGCTGAGATTAGATTTGATGATTTGAGTTGGTTGGAGCCACATGTTAAATCTGCTTTGAGCTATTTTGAGAATGCAGCCAAGGTGAAAAAGCTTAAGGGTAATGTGGTTGATTTAGAAGAAAAAGCTAAGACCCTGAAAGCAGAGGTAATTGCTATAGATGCTGTTCTTGAAACAACAAAGAAAGAATTGGCAAAGGCTGAAGAAGGTTTTGTAGCAAGAGATTTGGATGATCAATTAGGATATGGAATAATTTCCTAA
- the LOC130963573 gene encoding MATH domain and coiled-coil domain-containing protein At3g27040-like, with translation MLNQEANLETVVKFTWTINNFSQELKNCKMLYSQTFFAGANPWRLLLYREGDDDEDEDYEEEEEKGLSIYFVAVDSAIHVERILYCSRFKLSLINQVDCKMTRTKTTSDDICIDFLKSHVRMGYSSFITFDKFLDSKNGFLVNDSCVIVAEASVNNNASLGSRLIDLNGGGKIGKVHLELLDKACSKHPSLIESLIKSSQRFIEGGFTALGRVLHFLKTKKMKDMMNDDAARKELQDLWDEVEKVGFDDLTWLEPHVRSALSMKDYIQREEIVTKLKGNVVDLEDRLKRAKRELEIAEKDFDKRDLNDALAHGISYL, from the exons ATGTTGAATCAAGAAGCAAACCTGGAAACAGTTGTGAAGTTCACATGGACTATAAACAACTTCTCTCAAGAACTGAAGAACTGCAAGATGCTCTATTCTCAGACGTTCTTCGCTGGTGCTAATCCATG GAGGCTATTGTTATACCGTGAAGGTGACGACGACGAGGACGAAGAttacgaagaagaagaagaaaaaggattGTCAATTTATTTTGTTGCTGTGGATTCTGCTATTCATGTTGAGCGGATCCTATATTGTTCAAGATTCAAGTTGTCTTTAATTAATCAAGTTGATTGCAAAATGACGAGAACCAAGACAACTA GTGATGATATCTGTATTGATTTCTTAAAAAGCCATGTTAGAATGGGTTATTCATCGTTCATAACTTTTGACAAATTTCTCGACTCCAAAAATGGGTTTCTTGTAAACGACTCGTGCGTCATTGTTGCCGAAGCTTCTGTGAATAACAATGCCTCGCTTGGGAGCAGGTTAATAGATTTAAATGGTGGAGGGAAAATCGGAAAAGTTCATCTTGAATTGCTCGATAAAGCATGTTCAAAGCACCCTTCTCTTATTGAAAGCCTTATAAAGAGTAGCCAAAGGTTCATTGAAGGGGGATTCACAGCTTTGGGAAGAGTTCTGCATTTTCTCAAGACTAAGAAAATGAAGGATATGATGAATGACGATGCTGCTCGTAAAGAGCTTCAAGATTTATGGGATGAAGTTGAGAAAGTTGGATTTGATGATTTGACATGGCTTGAGCCTCATGTTAGATCAGCATTGAGTATGAAAGATTATATTCAGAGAGAAGAGATAGTGACAAAGCTGAAGGGAAATGTGGTTGATCTTGAAGACAGGTTAAAGAGGGCAAAAAGGGAATTGGAAATTGCTGAGAAAGACTTtgataagagagatttgaatgaTGCATTAGCTCATGGAATATCCTATCTGTAA
- the LOC130963575 gene encoding ubiquitin C-terminal hydrolase 12-like, which produces MEDQKAMVETIVKFTWTVNNFFDLNCQCQVLYSDTFFAGSHPWRILLYPEGEDEVEICWDAGNNSTNLPDYWNRYASLKLSLINQVDGKMTKTDSLYEDFHKRHLPMIVMDIKKFSDPKNGFLVNDTCIIVAEVSLNTNASCGRELIDFKGVAKIEKDYVELLEKACSKHPSLIQSLLKRNRSQRFIERGFTALGRVLHFLKTKKVKDMVNDDDACKELQDLWDELEIISFDDLTWLEPHVKSALSMKVYMVKEAMVTKLKGYVVDLEHRVESLKANVAAAQDDLEGAKMELAIAEKGFVKKDLNDELGHGIPYL; this is translated from the exons ATGGAGGATCAAAAAGCAATGGTGGAAACAATTGTGAAGTTCACTTGGACGGTCAACAACTTCTTTGATCTGAACTGCCAGTGCCAGGTGCTCTACTCTGACACATTCTTCGCTGGCTCTCATCCGTG GAGGATACTTTTATATccagaaggagaagatgaagttGAAATTTGTTGGGATGCTGGGAATAATTCTACTAATCTTCCTGATTACTGGAACCGATATGCAAGTTTAAAGTTGTCTTTGATTAATCAGGTTGATGGCAAAATGACAAAAACAG ATAGTTTGTATGAGGATTTCCACAAACGTCATTTACCGATGATAGTAATggacataaaaaaatttagtgacCCCAAAAATGGGTTTCTTGTAAACGACACATGCATCATTGTTGCCGAAGTTTCTCTCAACACCAATGCCTCATGCGGTAGAGAGTTAATAGATTTCAAGGGTGTagcaaaaattgaaaaagattatGTTGAATTGCTAGAGAAAGCATGTTCAAAGCACCCTTCACTTATTCAAAGCCTTCTAAAAAGAAATAGGAGCCAAAGGTTCATTGAACGGGGATTCACAGCTTTAGGAAGAGTGCTTCATTTTCTCAAGACTAAGAAAGTTAAGGATATGgtgaatgatgatgatgcttGTAAAGAGCTTCAAGATTTATGGGATGAACTTGAGATAATTAGTTTTGATGATTTGACATGGCTTGAGCCTCATGTTAAATCTGCACTGAGTATGAAAGTTTATATGGTGAAAGAAGCGATGGTGACAAAGCTGAAGGGTTATGTTGTTGATCTTGAGCATAGGGTTGAGAGCTTGAAAGCAAATGTGGCTGCTGCACAGGATGATCTTGAAGGGGCAAAAATGGAATTGGCAATTGCTGAGAAAGGCTTTGTGAAGAAAGATTTGAATGACGAATTAGGTCATGGAATACCCTATCTGTAA
- the LOC130957997 gene encoding MATH domain and coiled-coil domain-containing protein At2g05420-like: protein MEDQGEVETTITSKYTWTIKNFSKLKCDKLYSENFFTAKYPWRIRIHPKGNKVNCLSIYLSVGDNANFPVGWSKTANIKMSLINQLYSDDTITHVGVHTYKHNSTGVVAAYGFPSFVSLAEFCDPSEGFLVKDTCIIVAKVSVENSGHEDTNVDHLPKEMCSSTCDELINFKGLCQIEKDHVNLLEEACLKHPSVIESHRKRKRSQKFTEWSFTTLGKVLHFLKTKKVKDMNEDACKELQDLWEELEMVKFDDLSWLKPHVESALSMKNYAERLMKVKRLKGSVVALEVKRRNLKELMILAETDLERARKELAIAEKGFVKREMDDELGCGIP from the exons ATGGAGGATCAAGGAGAGGTTGAAACAACTATCACCTCAAAGTACACATGGACCATCAAGAACTTCTCTAAATTGAAGTGCGACAAGCTCTACTCCGAGAACTTCTTCACTGCCAAGTATCCATG GCGGATTCGTATACATCCAAAAGGGAATAAAGTAAACTGCTTGTCAATCTATTTGTCTGTTGGTGATAATGCTAATTTTCCTGTTGGTTGGAGCAAAACTGCTAACATTAAGATGTCTCTAATTAATCAGCTCTATTCTGATGACACCATAACACATG TGGGCGTGCATACCTACAAGCACAACAGCACAGGAGTGGTTGCTGCCTATGGTTTCCCATCCTTTGTGTCTTTAGCTGAATTTTGTGACCCTAGTGAAGGGTTTCTTGTGAAGGACACATGCATAATTGTTGCTAAGGTGTCTGTTGAGAATTCAGGACACGAAGATACTAATGTTGATCACTTGCCTAAGGAAATGTGCTCATCAACATGTGATGAGTTGATCAATTTCAAGGGTCTATGCCAAATAGAAAAAGACCATGTTAATCTGCTGGAGGAAGCATGTTTGAAGCATCCTTCCGTTATTGAAAGCCATCGAAAGAGAAAACGGAGCCAGAAGTTCACAGAATGGTCATTCACAACTCTAGGGAAAGTGTTGCATTTTCTAAAGACAAAAAAGGTGAAGGACATGAATGAAGATGCATGTAAGGAGCTTCAAGATTTGTGGGAGGAGCTTGAGATGGTTAAGTTTGATGACTTGAGTTGGCTAAAGCCCCATGTTGAATCTGCATTGAGTATGAAAAATTATGCGGAGAGATTGATGAAGGTGAAAAGGCTGAAGGGTAGTGTAGTTGCTCTAGAGGTTAAGAGGAGGAACCTGAAAGAACTGATGATTTTAGCAGAGACAGATCTTGAAAGAGCAAGAAAGGAATTGGCAATAGCTGAAAAAGGGTTTGTAAAGAGAGAAATGGATGATGAACTAGGATGTGGAATACCCTAA
- the LOC130963576 gene encoding MATH domain and coiled-coil domain-containing protein At3g44800-like has product MEKEQQEVKVLTSGKFTWTINNFSSQVWFKFFYSDTFFVGPYSWQIAILPGMPNIYLRGLLVDRLYAGDIDNVPVGSRSLNFKLSLVDQLHGKSTIINESENINIHQLKTGVDVVSFRVHSDLVFYRKNGFLVNDTGIVVAEVSVNGLGLDHDQNHPCSVMKSTALFLDFKGLCKMEKDYVQLLENSCSKCPSLIESHRKRKRSQRFNQLSFTKLGKLLHFLKTKKVKDMKSDDACMELQDLWEEAEIRFDDLSWLEPHVKSALSYFENAAKVEKLKANVVDLEEKFKTLKADAIAIDAVLETTKKELAKAEEGFIEIDLDDQLGYGIP; this is encoded by the exons ATGGAAAAGGAGCAACAAGAAGTAAAGGTTTTAACAAGTGGCAAGTTCACATGGACCATTAACAACTTCTCTAGTCAGGTTTGGTTCAAATTCTTCTACTCCGACACCTTCTTCGTCGGTCCCTATTCCTG GCAGATAGCTATACTTCCAGGCATGCCCAACATTTATTTACGAGGCTTATTGGTAGATCGATTGTATGCTGGCGACATTGATAATGTTCCTGTTGGATCGAGATCTCTTAACTTCAAGCTCTCTTTAGTTGATCAGCTTCATGGCAAATCCACTATAATAAATG AGAGTGAGAATATCAATATTCATCAGCTCAAAACAGGAGTTGATGTTGTTTCCTTCAGAGTACATTCAGACCTAGTTTTTTACCGCAAAAACGGGTTTCTTGTAAATGACACGGGCATTGTTGTTGCTGAGGTTTCTGTCAATGGTTTAGGACTTGATCATGATCAAAATCACCCATGTTCAGTTATGAAGTCCACAGCTTTATTTTTGGATTTCAAGGGATTATGCAAAATGGAGAAAGACTATGTTCAACTACTAGAGAATTCATGTTCAAAGTGCCCTTCTCTTATTGAAAGCCatagaaagagaaaaaggagcCAAAGGTTCAATCAACTTTCATTCACAAAATTAGGGAAACTGTTGCATTTTCTAAAGACTAAGAAAGTGAAGGACATGAAGAGTGATGATGCTTGTATGGAGTTACAAGATTTATGGGAAGAAGCTGAGATTAGATTTGATGATTTGAGTTGGTTGGAGCCACATGTTAAATCTGCTTTGAGCTATTTTGAGAATGCAGCCAAGGTGGAAAAGCTTAAGGCTAATGTGGTTGATTTAGAAGAAAAATTTAAGACCCTGAAAGCAGATGCAATTGCTATAGATGCTGTTCTTGAAACAACAAAGAAAGAATTGGCAAAGGCTGAAGAAGGTTTTATAGAAATAGATTTGGATGATCAACTAGGATATGGAATACCCTAA
- the LOC130963577 gene encoding uncharacterized protein LOC130963577, translating to MANEEESFLALVHCSGKIKKSKSHGVKFTDREPLSMFISSSMSLSDLKTSILEKLGVLGSKWVKKLFYKIPMAVVSTGVQYETFAVKSDEDIRVLFYCVRSFPEIRIHELFAKLEVGVDSSGASAPVPCVASAGGASSSMPPVRPHLPPVQSPSFAADLQQTEVVGSVPFEPAAVIEPPNVVGTGGGLVPYLEDFGGPDHIENAMRDDESEEEPVDIDGDSDENRGGDPDAQHRPSSSASHQYPPHFSTLNLEALEFEIGQSFQSKDEAVLSVKDYSIRRGVEYRVIESDHLKYHGKCKQFGKGCTWLIRVALRARKGTWEVRRYNGPHTCLATSISSDHRQLDYNVICARILPMVRADAAVTVKVLQEATEADYGFRPSYRKVWLAKQKAVAEIYGDWKESYAELPRWMLGIQATMPGTITVLKTSPVQIGGAVDESRVYFHRLFWTFPPCIEAFRHCKPLVSIDGTHLYGKYGGTLLLAIAQDGNSNILPVAFALVEGENAESWSFFLSNLREHVTPQEGILVISDRHNGIKAALEAPENGWLPPRAFRAYCIRHVAANFALTFKGKDSRRLLVNAAYAKTEGEFYYWFDIMRTENPAMCDWANRMEYDKWTQHEDAGRRFGHMTTNISECVNSVLKGTRNLPVTSLVKSTYGRLAQLFVVRGQTAEAQLGAGHEFCQALVKAIDRNLRDSRCFTVTLYDRHQLEYTVAETTPTGTFSLGSYRVFLKDHRCDCGHFQALHYPCCHAIACCAYSRLNWASYVHEVYRMTEVFNVYNHGFLPPIPEGLWPPYGGPTIIPDPNLRRAKEGRPKSTRIRGSMDQSQQNQPKRCGLCRQPGHTRRNCQQRSQSGGGDA from the exons ATGGCTAATGAGGAAGAGAGCTTTCTTGCTCTGGTGCATTGCtctggaaaaataaaaaaaagcaaaagccATGGTGTGAAGTTCACCGACAGAGAACCACTAAGTATGTTTATCAGTTCGTCTATGAGTTTGTCGGACTTGAAGACCAGCATCTTGGAGAAGCTTGGCGTGTTGGGTTCCAAGTGGGTGAAGAAActattctacaagattccaaTGGCGGTTGTCTCGACCGGTGTTCAGTACGAAACCTTTGCGGTTAAGTCTGATGAAGATATTAGGGTTCTGTTCTACTGTGTAAGGAGTTTTCCGGAGATCAGAATCCATGAGTTGTTTGCGAAGTTGGAGGTTGGTGTCGATAGTTCTGGGGCATCCGCTCCAGTTCCTTGCGTAGCTTCCGCTGGTGGTGCATCTAGTTCGATGCCTCCGGTCAGACCGCATCTTCCGCCGGTTCAATCACCTTCTTTTGCGGCTGACTTACAACAAACGGAGGTTGTTGGTTCTGTCCCTTTCGAGCCTGCAGCAGTCATTGAGCCGCCCAACGTCGTGGGCACCGGTGGTGGCCTCGTGCCTTATCTCGAAGACTTTGGTGGACCTGATCATATAGAGAATGCAATGCGTGACGATGAATCTGAAGAGGAGCCTGTTGATATCGATGGTGACAGCGACGAAAACAGAGGCGGCGATCCAGATGCGCAACATCGGCCTTCAAGTTCTGCTTCTCATCAATACCCTCCACACTTCTCGACACTAAACTTGGAAGCTCTTG AATTTGAGATTGGGCAATCTTTTCAGAGTAAAGATGAAGCTGTGCTCAGTGTGAAGGACTATAGCATCCGGCGAGGTGTTGAGTACAGAGTCATCGAATCGGATCATTTGAAGTATCATGGAAAATGCAAGCAATTCGGCAAGGGTTGCACTTGGTTGATTCGTGTAGCGCTTCGTGCACGAAAGGGAACTTGGGAGGTTAGGAGGTACAACGGGCCACACACGTGCCTCGCAACTTCTATATCAAGTGATCACCGTCAGCTGGATTATAACGTTATATGTGCGAGGATTCTTCCTATGGTTAGGGCGGATGCTGCGGTTACGGTAAAGGTACTTCAAGAAGCGACAGAAGCTGATTACGGTTTCAGGCCTAGTTACAGGAAGGTCTGGTTGGCTAAGCAGAAGGCTGTGGCAGAAATATATGGAGATTGGAAAGAGTCTTACGCGGAACTGCCCCGTTGGATGCTAGGGATCCAGGCAACAATGCCGGGAACAATCACGGTGCTGAAGACGTCTCCGGTTCAGATTGGTGGTGCTGTTGATGAGTCGAGGGTGTACTTTCACCGACTTTTCTGGACATTTCCACCCTGTATCGAGGCTTTCCGGCATTGCAAGCCACTCGTCAGTATTGATGGTACCCACTTGTATGGGAAGTATGGAGGGACGCTCCTGTTGGCTATAGCTCAGGACGGAAACTCGAACATCCTCCCGGTAGCATTCGCCCTTGTAGAGGGGGAAAATGCAGAGTCGTGGTCATTCTTCTTGTCAAACCTACGAGAGCATGTGACTCCTCAGGAGGGTATCCTAGTTATCTCAGACAGGCATAATGGGATCAAGGCGGCCCTTGAGGCACCTGAGAATGGATGGCTGCCTCCTCGTGCATTCCGGGCCTACTGTATAAGGCATGTGGCCGCCAATTTCGCCCTAACGTTCAAAGGTAAGGACTCAAGGAGGTTACTGGTCAATGCTGCCTACGCCAAGACTGAGGGTGAGTTTTACTACTGGTTCGACATCATGCGGACTGAGAATCCAGCAATGTGTGACTGGGCCAACCGTATGGAGTATGACAAATGGACCCAACATGAGGATGCTGGTCGACGGTTCGGGCACATGACCACAAACATCAGTGAATGTGTGAACTCCGTGCTAAAGGGAACTCGCAACCTCCCTGTCACATCATTGGTTAAGTCAACCTACGGGAGGCTTGCTCAGCTATTTGTAGTCCGGGGACAGACAGCAGAGGCACAACTCGGAGCCGGCCATGAATTCTGTCAGGCATTGGTCAAGGCTATTGATCGGAACCTTAGAGACTCCAGGTGCTTTACTGTGACATTATACGACAGGCACCAACTAGAGTACACCGTGGCTGAGACAACACCAACGGGGACGTTCTCTCTTGGTAGCTACAGAGTTTTCCTTAAAGATCACCGATGCGATTGTGGGCACTTCCAGGCGCTGCATTATCCATGTTGCCACGCCATTGCCTGTTGCGCCTACTCCCGGCTAAACTGGGCGTCATATGTTCATGAGGTGTATCGTATGACTGAGGTGTTCAACGTTTACAATCATGGGTTTCTCCCACCTATTCCTGAAGGCCTGTGGCCTCCATATGGTGGCCCAACTATTATTCCTGACCCTAATCTGCGGCGGGCAAAGGAAGGTCGTCCAAAGTCAACCAGGATCCGAGGAAGCATGGATCAGTCTCAACAGAATCAGCCGAAGCGTTGTGGGTTATGCCGTCAACCTGGGCATACGCGAAGGAACTGTCAGCAGCGATCACAAAGTGGTGGAGGGGATGCTTAG